The sequence TCGATGATGTAAGCGACCGAATATAGCTCGTTTTCGAGCCGGAAATAGCTCAGGCTGATTTCGACGGGAAACACCGTGCCGTCGCGGCGGCGAGCGTGGAGGTCGCGGTTGTGGCCCATGGCCCGCACCGACGGATTCTCGTTGAACGAATGCCGCAGTTTTTCGTGATAATGGCTCACATCCCCCGGCACCAGCACCTCGATCAGCTGCCCAACCAGCGCCTCGCCGGGGTAGTCAAACAGCTGCCGAGCCAGGTCATTTACCGACACGATAACCCCCTGTTGGTTGGCCACGATAATCGCCACGGTGGCGTTGGTAAAAACGGCTTCGTAGCGTTGGCGGCTGTGCTGTAGGGCCAGTTCCGTTTGCTGTAAACGGTCGGCCAACGCGGGCGGGTTCGGGTCGGAATGCATCTACGGTTTGCTTAGACTACGGCCAGCAAAGGTAGCGTAGTTAACCGGGCCATCCGCTGCGTTTCGCCTTCAACAAACAAGTTTCGTAGCCAGCTATGCGGTTGCGGTAACATCATGAGCAGATCGGCCTGCCGGGCCTGTTCCGCGTACAATAGCGTCTCGTACAGTAACCGCCCTGACGTATCGGTATCAGGCAGTACAGTGAGGGTGTGCCCCTGTTGTTCCAGCAGCGTCCGTAACTGCTCAATGCGGTGCGCAACGGCGGGCGTATCGGTCTCGTCGTGTACGCACAGCCCGTGCACCATACAGCCAAAGCGGCGCGCCAGCGTCAGCGCCGTATTGAGCGACAGGGCGTCGGGTGGGGTGTCGATACTGATGGCCAGCGCGGCATTTTCGACGGTAGTAAAGAGTGTGTCGGGCGGGAGCAGCAACAGCGGCACCCGCGTTTCGGCCGCCATATCGGTCGCCACGCTGCCCATCAGCCGCGCACTTTGCGGGGCCGTACCCACGGTGGCCATCACCAGTAACTCGGCCTGTTCGGCGGTTGTAACGTCGTTGATGACCGTGCGGGTGTAGCCCTCGCGGGCGAGGCAGCGAATGGGCAGGTCGGGACTGATTTGCTCATGAAGGTGGTGGGCCAGCTCGCGCAGGGCATGCAGGCTGTTATCGTGCATCGCCTGGCTGCTCAACGGAAAATCGCCGGTTTCGGCCGGGTTGGTTGGCCAGAACCGGTAGGCGTTGAGCAGGATGAGTTCACGGTGCCACGATTGCGCCAGCCGGGCGGCGGTTTCTGCCGCCTGCTTCGCCGCGGGTGAAAAATCGGTTGCCAGTACGATGGGGTGCATGGGGCGGCTGTTTTACAACAGGTTGTAGGCAATCAGCGCAAGGTGAATGAGGAAGCTGACGGCAAACCCACCAAACACGTAACGTACGGGCAGCGCCGACAGAATGGGAATTAGCACGCCGAGGAAGCTCAGGAACGCGACCAGAAAGTGCCAGTCGGGCGCGCCGGTGGTCGAGATGATCAGCAGCAAGATGGGCGTGAGCAGGCAGCCCTGCACCAGCGCGGCCGTTGCCGACCAGCCAAAGCGGTTGAAATCAGCTTGTTCCAGAAACGCGTCGAGAGCCGATTGGGCGGGCGTTTCCAGGGTGGAAGAGGCGGTCAGGGGGGCTAACGATTCCATGATAACTAGGCGTTTTTGTGTTTGAATTGATGCCTCAAAACAAGCCCATTGCCCCGCCGTCTGAGCTGACGGTCCTCAGGTACGTGCCTGAGTTTCGTCAGGTACGTTGCGCCCTGTTGCGGCCCGGTACGTTACGCCGCCGGGCGCAGGATCGCGGTAACTAATCGCCCGAATCTGGGCTGAATTGGCTAAATTTGTGTAAACTACTTTAGTCGATCTTAGTGAAAACTGCCGCCTCTGCCAAGCCCGTAAAACCTGCCAAAGAAACCCCGCTCAACAAGCAGTACAACATCATCAAGGCCAAGTATCCCGGTGCGTTGCTACTCTTTCGGGTCGGTGATTTTTACGAAACGTTTGGCGAAGATGCCGTGAAAGCCAGCAAGATTCTGGGGATCACGCTCACCAAACGCAACAACGGCGGTTCCAACGAAGAACTGGCCGGTTTTCCGCATCATTCGCTCGACACACACCTGCCCAAACTGGTGCGGGCGGGCGAGCGCGTCGCCATCTGCGATCAACTCGAAGACCCGGCTATGGCCAAGGGGATCGTGAAGCGCGGCGTTACGGAGCTGGTCACGCCGGGCGTATCGTTCAACGACAACGTGCTCGACACCCGCCGCAACAACTACCTCGCCGCCGTGCATTTTGGCAAGGGCAGTGCCGGGCAGGCCGACGACGCCTTTGGTGTGGCCTTCCTGGATATTTCGACGGGCGAATTTCTGGCCTCGCAGGGCAATGCCGCCTACATCGACAAACTGCTGCAAAGCTTTAACCCGGCCGAGGTGCTGTATTGCAAGCGCAACCGCTCGGAGTTTGGCGCCCTGTTTGGCGATAAGTTTCATACCTACACGCTCGAAGACTGGGCCTTTACCTACGACTTCGCCTACAATTACCTGAAGCAGCATTTTCAGACCACGTCGCTCAAAGGGTTTGGCATCGAAGGGCTGCCCGACGGCATCGTGGCGGCGGGCGTAATTCTGCACTACCTCAACGAAACCGAACACAAGGACCTTCAGCACATTCAGCGGGTCACGCGCCTGGAAGAAGACCGTTACGTCTGGCTCGATCGGTTCACGATCCGCAACCTTGAGCTGGTCTCGTCGCAGCAGGAGGGTGGGGTGCCGCTGATTCAGATTCTCGACCAGACCGTCACGCCGATGGGCGCGCGCCTGCTGCGCAAATGGCTCATGCTGCCGCTGAAAGATCGCGCCCTCATCGACGAACGGCTCAATCTGGTGTCGCTGCTCCACGACGACCCCGACCTGCTTGAGGCCATGCTGACGCATCTGAAGCAGATTGGCGATCTGGAACGGCTGGTATCGAAAGTGGCGGTGCGGCGCATCAGCCCTCGCGAGATGGTGCAGCTGAAACGGTCGCTGCAACACGTGCTGCCGATTAAGGAAATGCTCATTACGGCGCTCAATCAGCCTGCCGATGCGCCTTCCCGGGAGGCCGTATCCCTAAAAAAATACGCCGATCAACTCAACCCGCTCTCGTTTCTGCTCGACCGCATCGAGGCCGAATTGCGCGACGACGCGCCGGTGCTGTCCACGCAGGGCAACATGATTCAGACGGGCGTTAACCCTGACCTCGACGAGTTGCATAAGCTGGCCTATTCGGGCAAGGAGTACCTGGCCAAGTTGCAGGATCGGGAAATCGAGCGCACGGGCATCAGCTCGCTCAAGATTTCGTACAATAAGGTGTTTGGCTATTACCTCGAGGTCACCAACGCCCACAAAAACCGTGTCCCCGACGACTGGATTCGGAAGCAGACGCTGGTGAATGCCGAACGCTACATTACGCCCGAGCTGAAGGAATACGAAGACAAGATTCTGACGGCCGAAGAACAGATTTTCAGCATCGAATCGCGGATGTTTGGTGAATTGGTCACCGCGACGAGCGAATACGTGGCGACCATTCAGCAGAATGCCCGCGTGATTTCGGTACTCGACGTGCTGTCGTCGTTTGCCAAAGTAGCCGTGAAGAACCGATACGTTCGGCCGCTGCTCAATGATGGAAAAGCCCTGTCGATCAAAGACGGTCGCCACGCCGTGATCGAGCAGCAACTGCCCCCTGGCGAACCCTACGTACCCAACGACGTGTACCTCGACGACGAAACGCAGCAGATCATCGTGATTACCGGACCCAACATGGCGGGTAAATCGGCCCTGTTGCGGCAGGTGGCGCTGATTGTGCTGATGGCGCAGGCCGGTAGCTTCGTGCCCGCCGCCTCGGCCGAATTGGGGATCGTCGATAAAATTTTTACGCGGGTGGGTGCGTCGGATAACCTCTCGCGGGGCGAAAGCACGTTCATGGTCGAAATGACCGAAACCGCCAGTATCCTCAACAACCTAAGCGAGCGTAGTCTGGTGCTGATGGACGAGATCGGGCGGGGCACCAGCACCTACGACGGCGTTTCCATCGCCTGGGCCATTACCGAATACCTGCACAGTACCGATTGTCGGCCCAAAACGCTGTTTGCCACCCACTACCACGAACTGAACGAACTCGCCGCCGATTTACCCCGCATCCGCAACTTCAACGTAGCGGTGAAAGAAGTAGGCAACAAGGTCATTTTCCTGCGAAAGCTGCGCGAGGGTGGCTCCGAGCACTCCTTCGGTATTCACGTAGCGCAGATGGCCGGTATGCCCGGCAGCGTGGTGAAACGGGCCGCCGTGATTCTGAAGCAACTGGAGGCGTCGCATCAGCGTGAAGACAACAAAGAAGCGATCCGCGAAGCGAGCCAGCCTACCGAACGCGAACTGGCGTTGCGCATCATCGAAGCCGGCGACCCCAAGTCGGAGGCCATTAAAGACAAACTCCGCACGATCGACGTCAACCGCCTCACGCCCATCGAGGCGCTGCTGAAACTGAACGAGTTGCTGAACCTGCTGGCGTAAACAACTTGCCGTTATGCTAAGTTGATTATAGGCAATGTTAAGTCGGTGGTTAAACCCTTGGCTTAACAGTCTGTCAAACCGACAAACAATCGCGTTTGACCGCGTATAAACAACATAGCCATGAAAACGAATCAACGTTTTGTCGCTTTTGCCCTGTTAGCGGCCTTTATGACCAGTTCATTTGCCAACGCACAGGAAAAACAGAGCCTATTCAAGCGTAAGTGGAATCCCGAAGCGAAAGGCACGGCCATTGGGGCTGGTGTCGGTGGGGTTGCCGGCGCCATTATTCATAAACGAGACCGTAAGGTAGGGGCCGGTGTAGGCCTCGCCGTTGGAGCCGCCGCCGGCTATGGCGTAGGTAAAATTATTAGCAACAAACAGAAACGCGCCGCCGAAGCCGCCCGTGCTGCCGAGCAGCGCGAATACGCCGCCCGCACGGCACCGGCTCGTCAGGTAAGCACTGGCGCGAGTTCGCGTTCGGTCGCTCGTAAGGCGGCCACGGTACCGGCTGCTGTTGCTGCGCCGGTCGCGTCGCAGCAGGCACTGGCCGAAGCCGAAATGACCCCCGCCGAAATGACGGCCAGCCTGACCCGCAACGGGTACTTGCTCAACACGTCGTTTGGCGAGCCCAATACGGCTTATCCGGAGTCGGAATACCGTCGCAAAAGCTGGTAATTGACCGGCCATAGTATTCTCCCGCAAGACCTGCGTGTCTTGCGGGCTATTTCCATCACCAATTCAACACACAGTTATGAAAACGATCATCCCCATGCTGGCCCTTGTGGCCACCCTTGCTTCTTGTGCCAAATCGGGCGAGCCCGCCAACGTGCAGGCACTTAACCAGCAGTTTGTACAAGCCTGGAACAGCAAAGAGACCGATAAAATTATTGGTATGCTCGACGACAACGTCCAGTTTGCGCAGGGCGAGACCCGTTTCTCGGGCAAATCGGAAGTGGGTGAAAAGTGGGTTCGGGCCACTATCAACACCATTAGCGACCTGCGCCTGAGCCCCCGCAGCAGCGTGGCCGACACGCAAATTGCCTATGAAGCCGGTACGTTCACGGTCGAGGTGTTACCCGAGGTCGCTGGTGAACCCCGTGGGATCGGTGAAGGCAACGTGATGTTGCTCTGGAAAAAAGCCGCCGACGAAAGCTGGAAACTCAGCTACGCCCAACTGGAAGACCTTCCGGTGCGCGTGAAATAAATTAGAGTACCATTCAATCAATGGCCCAGATTCAACGTAAAAGGCATCAGCGACGTTGAATCTGGGCCATTAGACGTTTAATGCATCAGGCCGCGCGCAAGCCAGTCCAGTTGCTTCCGAAACGGAAGGTGGTGAGCGGCAGGGGCGTGAAGAACGACGAATAGTCGTCGGGGCGGGAGAGCAACTCTTTATAGAGTAATACCCGGAACAGGTAATAACGCGTTTCCCGGGGAAGCTTCATCTGGTAATAGTCGCAGTGAGCCTGTTTTTGCAACTGCCGTTTCACGTACCCGGGCCCGACATTGTAGGCGGCGGCGACCAGCGACCACGAGCCAAACAAATCATACAGTTTACGGAGGTACTTACAGGCGGCGATGGTCGCCTTTTTTGGGTTGAAGCGTTCGTCGGTGCGGCCGCCCACCCGCAGGCCGAGCTCGCGCGCCGTACCGGGCATCAGTTGCCAATACCCACCAGCGCCTTTAGACGAAACGGCCCGCGCTTTCAAACCACTTTCGGCCAGCGGGATGTATCGGAAATCGGGCGGAATGTCGTAGGCCTTCAGCGTGGAATCGATCAGCGGAAAAAACGCATCAGCTCGCTCGCGCAAGTCGCCGAGGCTAGCCGTTTGGGGCCGGAACAGCGTGAGAACGTGTTTCCAGCGCGATAACACGTCGGCGTCGTCGAGCGGCATGGTTTCGCCGCAAAAATTCACGTCTAAAAGCGGAAACTCAACGTCGTTGGGGACTGTGGTCAACAGGACCGGTTGCAAAGCAGAAAGCCGTTCGGGCTGTTCGTTCTGAATCTTTTTCGGTGCCAGAGGGGCGTGGGTGATTTTCGTTGCCGCAATCGCTGCGGGGCGAATCATGGCCATCAACAGAGAGAAGCCAACTCGTTTAATCAAAGCATGTCAAACTTGGTGATAGAGGAATAACGCCTCATTCGCCCTGATTAGTGCGCTGATAATCAATTGACTGCTCTGTACGGAGCAGCGATCCGTACGAAAAAAGCCGCCAAAACGGCCCGTAAAGGCTGTCTGGCGGCTTTTTCGCCTATTGTTAAAAAATCTTATTGTTTCGGCTTTTCGAAGATCGATTCGTCGACGCTGGGGTTGGCTTCGAAGGCCGTCAGCTTCACGGTCGCGGCCTGCCCCATGGCTTCCGTCTTGGCCCGGTAGGGGAGGGTCAGCGCGCCGGCTTTCCGATAATCATCGTAGGCAATACTGGCGTCGATGGTCTGCCCCATTGCGCTCACTTTGCCTTTCCGGCCGGTGATCAGGTACGTTGTCGGGTCAATATACACCGTCGCCGGCTGCCCCTGCACCGTGGTCGTCAGGGCATATACCGATTGCCCGTCGACGGTTTCTTTGCCTTTAAGGTCAATCTTCTCGCCTTTGGCCGAGGCCGTCGCCAGCTCCAGGCCGGGCAGCATCATATTGTCGGTAACTATCTTTAGCTGCGCCGCCGGAATGTCTCTGGGCGCATCGGAGCCCTGCTTGACCCAGCCCGTTTCGCCCTTGGTCACGACCGTGATGTCGTTGCCCATCATGTTCATGTTGATGCGGGCTGCTTTGTCGAAAATAACCGTGGCCGTGGCATCGATGGTTTGGCCGGGCGCGATGGTCGACTGCGTATACTTGGCTGATTTAAACGCCTTAAGTGCATCCTGGCCACCCAGGGCCGCAATGTGTTTGCTTACGATTTCGCTTACTGTCTGGGCATACGTACCCACCGACAGCAGTACCGACCCTGTCAGAACAGCAGCCAGTGTGAACAAGTGTTTCTTCATGAAATTGGTTGGTTGGACGGCGGCGGTTGGCAAAGAGGCCATCCACAGCCGACGTCCAATAAGTAACGTTGGGTATTCTATGAAATTACTCGACTTTGCGCACAACCGTCATCGCCGAGGCCACAATGCTCGACAGGTCGCCGAAGTTGGCGGGTAAAATGAGGGTGTTGGTGGCCTTGGCCAGGTTACCAAACTGCGCCACCGCCTGCTCGGCCACGCGCAGTTGAACGGCGCTGGCACCGCCTTCCGTCTGAATGGCCAGCGCGATTTTCTGGATACTTTCGGCCGTAGCGTCGGCAACCGATTTGATGGCCTCAGCCTGCCCGGCGGCTTCGTTGATCTGCCGCAACCGCACACCTTCCGACTCCAGCACCACTTTCTGCTTCTGGCCCTCGGCCACGTTGATCGCCGATTGCTTTTGCCCTTCCGATTCCAGAATGACGGCCCGCTTTTCGCGTTCGGCCTGCATCTGTTTCTCCATCGCATTGAGCACCGTCTGGGGCGGGGTGATGTTCTTGATCTCGTAGCGCAGCACCTTTACGCCCCAGCCAATGGCGGCTTCATCGATGGAGGCCACCACGGCCTGATTGATGGTCGTGCGTTCCTCAAACGTCTTATCGAGTTCAATTTTGCCCATCTCGCTCCGCATGGTTGTCTGCGACAGCTGGCTCACGGCAAACCGGTAATCGCTGATGCCATACGAGGCTTTCTGCGGGTCGATGATCTGGATAAAAATGACGCCATCGACACGTACCTGCACGTTGTCGCGGGTGATACAAATCTGCTCAGGAATGTCGAGGGCGGTCTCTTTCAGGCTGTGCTTGTAGGCTACCCGATCCACGAACGGAATGATAAAATTGACGCCCGGCTGCAAAACGGCAAAGAATTTACCGAGCCGTTCGACCACGTAGGCATTTTGCTGCGGTACTACTTTAACCGTCGAAAACACAACGACAAGCGCCAGTACGA comes from Fibrella aestuarina BUZ 2 and encodes:
- a CDS encoding YybH family protein, translated to MKTIIPMLALVATLASCAKSGEPANVQALNQQFVQAWNSKETDKIIGMLDDNVQFAQGETRFSGKSEVGEKWVRATINTISDLRLSPRSSVADTQIAYEAGTFTVEVLPEVAGEPRGIGEGNVMLLWKKAADESWKLSYAQLEDLPVRVK
- a CDS encoding universal stress protein → MHPIVLATDFSPAAKQAAETAARLAQSWHRELILLNAYRFWPTNPAETGDFPLSSQAMHDNSLHALRELAHHLHEQISPDLPIRCLAREGYTRTVINDVTTAEQAELLVMATVGTAPQSARLMGSVATDMAAETRVPLLLLPPDTLFTTVENAALAISIDTPPDALSLNTALTLARRFGCMVHGLCVHDETDTPAVAHRIEQLRTLLEQQGHTLTVLPDTDTSGRLLYETLLYAEQARQADLLMMLPQPHSWLRNLFVEGETQRMARLTTLPLLAVV
- the mutS gene encoding DNA mismatch repair protein MutS, which produces MKTAASAKPVKPAKETPLNKQYNIIKAKYPGALLLFRVGDFYETFGEDAVKASKILGITLTKRNNGGSNEELAGFPHHSLDTHLPKLVRAGERVAICDQLEDPAMAKGIVKRGVTELVTPGVSFNDNVLDTRRNNYLAAVHFGKGSAGQADDAFGVAFLDISTGEFLASQGNAAYIDKLLQSFNPAEVLYCKRNRSEFGALFGDKFHTYTLEDWAFTYDFAYNYLKQHFQTTSLKGFGIEGLPDGIVAAGVILHYLNETEHKDLQHIQRVTRLEEDRYVWLDRFTIRNLELVSSQQEGGVPLIQILDQTVTPMGARLLRKWLMLPLKDRALIDERLNLVSLLHDDPDLLEAMLTHLKQIGDLERLVSKVAVRRISPREMVQLKRSLQHVLPIKEMLITALNQPADAPSREAVSLKKYADQLNPLSFLLDRIEAELRDDAPVLSTQGNMIQTGVNPDLDELHKLAYSGKEYLAKLQDREIERTGISSLKISYNKVFGYYLEVTNAHKNRVPDDWIRKQTLVNAERYITPELKEYEDKILTAEEQIFSIESRMFGELVTATSEYVATIQQNARVISVLDVLSSFAKVAVKNRYVRPLLNDGKALSIKDGRHAVIEQQLPPGEPYVPNDVYLDDETQQIIVITGPNMAGKSALLRQVALIVLMAQAGSFVPAASAELGIVDKIFTRVGASDNLSRGESTFMVEMTETASILNNLSERSLVLMDEIGRGTSTYDGVSIAWAITEYLHSTDCRPKTLFATHYHELNELAADLPRIRNFNVAVKEVGNKVIFLRKLREGGSEHSFGIHVAQMAGMPGSVVKRAAVILKQLEASHQREDNKEAIREASQPTERELALRIIEAGDPKSEAIKDKLRTIDVNRLTPIEALLKLNELLNLLA
- a CDS encoding stomatin-like protein, translated to MSYFFVTLVVLALVVVFSTVKVVPQQNAYVVERLGKFFAVLQPGVNFIIPFVDRVAYKHSLKETALDIPEQICITRDNVQVRVDGVIFIQIIDPQKASYGISDYRFAVSQLSQTTMRSEMGKIELDKTFEERTTINQAVVASIDEAAIGWGVKVLRYEIKNITPPQTVLNAMEKQMQAEREKRAVILESEGQKQSAINVAEGQKQKVVLESEGVRLRQINEAAGQAEAIKSVADATAESIQKIALAIQTEGGASAVQLRVAEQAVAQFGNLAKATNTLILPANFGDLSSIVASAMTVVRKVE
- a CDS encoding lytic transglycosylase domain-containing protein, which gives rise to MIKRVGFSLLMAMIRPAAIAATKITHAPLAPKKIQNEQPERLSALQPVLLTTVPNDVEFPLLDVNFCGETMPLDDADVLSRWKHVLTLFRPQTASLGDLRERADAFFPLIDSTLKAYDIPPDFRYIPLAESGLKARAVSSKGAGGYWQLMPGTARELGLRVGGRTDERFNPKKATIAACKYLRKLYDLFGSWSLVAAAYNVGPGYVKRQLQKQAHCDYYQMKLPRETRYYLFRVLLYKELLSRPDDYSSFFTPLPLTTFRFGSNWTGLRAA